A stretch of Aphelocoma coerulescens isolate FSJ_1873_10779 chromosome 1A, UR_Acoe_1.0, whole genome shotgun sequence DNA encodes these proteins:
- the PMPCB gene encoding mitochondrial-processing peptidase subunit beta isoform X3, translating to MNQRIKEWWLSWLPEQCVHVGTGKLRVSKAATEVILNVPETRVSPLENGLQVASEDSGLSTCTVGLWIDAGSRYENEKNNGTAHFLEHMAFKGTKKRSQLDLELEIENMGAHLNAYTSREQTVYYAKAFSKDLPRAVEILADIIQNSTLGEAEIERERGVILREMQEVETNLQEVVFDYLHATAYQNTALGRTILGPTENIKSINRNDLVEYITTHYKGPRMVLAAAGGVSHDELLDLAKCHFGNLPSAPEGGLPPLPPCSFTGSEIRIRDDKMPLAHLAIAVEAAGWSDPDTIPLMVANTLIGNWDRSFGGGVQNLSSKLAQIACHGNLCHSFQSFNTCYTDTGLWGLYLVCEPSTIQDMVHFVQREWIRLCTSVTENEVARAKNLLKTNMLLQLDGSTPICEDIGRQMLCYKRRIPIPELEARIEAIDAQTIREICTKYIYDKHPAVAAVGPIEQLPEYSKICSGMYWLRE from the exons ATGAATCAGAGAATCAAAGAATGGTGGCTGTCTTGGCTGCCTGAACAG TGTGTGCATGTTGGAACAGGGAAGCTCAGAGTTTCCAAAGCAGCAACAGAAGTAATCTTAAATGTCCCTGAAACTAGGGTGAGTCCTTTGGAAAATGGCTTGCAAGTAGCTTCTGAAGACTCTGGACTCTCAACATGCACA GTTGGTCTTTGGATTGATGCTGGAAGCAGGTATGAAAATGAGAAGAACAATGGAACTGCTCACTTTCTTGAGCACATGGCTTTCAAG GGAACAAAAAAGAGATCTCAGTTAGACCTTGAACTAGAGATTGAGAACATGGGAGCTCATCTGAACGCATACACGTCCAGGGAACAAACAGTGTATTATGCAAAAGCTTTTTCGAAAGATTTACCAAGAG CTGTGGAAATTCTTGCTGACATAATTCAGAACAGTACCCTGGGAGAGGCAGAGATTGAGCGCGAGCGAGGAGTTATACTTCGAGAGATGCAAGAGGTTGAAACCAATTTGCAAGAAGTTGTCTTTGATTACCTTCATGCCACAGCCTACCAGAATACAGCCTTAGGACGGACAATTTTAGGACCCACTGAAAATATCAA ATCCATAAATCGTAATGACTTGGTGGAGTACATAACAACACATTACAAAGGACCCAGAATGgtcttggctgctgctggag GGGTCTCTCATGATGAACTACTTGACCTGGCGAAGTGCCATTTTGGTAACTTGCCATCTGCTCCAGAAGGAGGACTGCCACCCCTGCCGCCTTGTAGCTTCACAGGTAGTGAG ATTCGGATAAGGGATGACAAGATGCCCCTGGCACACCTGGCCATAGCTGTTGAAGCAGCTGGCTGGTCAGACCCTGATACAATCCCACTCATGGTAGCCAATACTCTGATAGGTAACTGGGATCGGTCCTTTGGAGGAGGAGTG CAGAATTTGTCCAGTAAACTTGCTCAAATTGCCTGCCATGGTAACCTGTGTCACAGTTTCCAGTCCTTCAACACCTGCTACACTgacacagggctgtggggactCTATCTGGTCTGTGAGCCATCCACTATTCAGGACATGGTGCACTTCGTTCAGAGAGAATG GATAAGACTTTGCACAAGTGTTACAGAAAATGAAGTAGCTCGAGCAAAAAATCTTCTTAAGACTAATATGCTGCTACAACTTGATG GGTCCACACCAATCTGTGAAGACATTGGAAGACAAATGCTGTGTTATAAGCGCCGAATCCCAATTCCAGAACTCGAGGCAAGAATTGAA GCTATCGATGCCCAGACTATTAGAGAAATCTGCACAAAGTACATCTATGATAAGCATCCTGCAGTTGCTGCCGTGG GTCCAATTGAACAACTTCCAGAGTACAGCAAAATCTGCAGTGGCATGTATTGGCTTCGTGAGTAG
- the PMPCB gene encoding mitochondrial-processing peptidase subunit beta isoform X4 has translation MGCVHVGTGKLRVSKAATEVILNVPETRVSPLENGLQVASEDSGLSTCTVGLWIDAGSRYENEKNNGTAHFLEHMAFKGTKKRSQLDLELEIENMGAHLNAYTSREQTVYYAKAFSKDLPRAVEILADIIQNSTLGEAEIERERGVILREMQEVETNLQEVVFDYLHATAYQNTALGRTILGPTENIKSINRNDLVEYITTHYKGPRMVLAAAGGVSHDELLDLAKCHFGNLPSAPEGGLPPLPPCSFTGSEIRIRDDKMPLAHLAIAVEAAGWSDPDTIPLMVANTLIGNWDRSFGGGVQNLSSKLAQIACHGNLCHSFQSFNTCYTDTGLWGLYLVCEPSTIQDMVHFVQREWIRLCTSVTENEVARAKNLLKTNMLLQLDGSTPICEDIGRQMLCYKRRIPIPELEARIEAIDAQTIREICTKYIYDKHPAVAAVGPIEQLPEYSKICSGMYWLRE, from the exons ATGGGC TGTGTGCATGTTGGAACAGGGAAGCTCAGAGTTTCCAAAGCAGCAACAGAAGTAATCTTAAATGTCCCTGAAACTAGGGTGAGTCCTTTGGAAAATGGCTTGCAAGTAGCTTCTGAAGACTCTGGACTCTCAACATGCACA GTTGGTCTTTGGATTGATGCTGGAAGCAGGTATGAAAATGAGAAGAACAATGGAACTGCTCACTTTCTTGAGCACATGGCTTTCAAG GGAACAAAAAAGAGATCTCAGTTAGACCTTGAACTAGAGATTGAGAACATGGGAGCTCATCTGAACGCATACACGTCCAGGGAACAAACAGTGTATTATGCAAAAGCTTTTTCGAAAGATTTACCAAGAG CTGTGGAAATTCTTGCTGACATAATTCAGAACAGTACCCTGGGAGAGGCAGAGATTGAGCGCGAGCGAGGAGTTATACTTCGAGAGATGCAAGAGGTTGAAACCAATTTGCAAGAAGTTGTCTTTGATTACCTTCATGCCACAGCCTACCAGAATACAGCCTTAGGACGGACAATTTTAGGACCCACTGAAAATATCAA ATCCATAAATCGTAATGACTTGGTGGAGTACATAACAACACATTACAAAGGACCCAGAATGgtcttggctgctgctggag GGGTCTCTCATGATGAACTACTTGACCTGGCGAAGTGCCATTTTGGTAACTTGCCATCTGCTCCAGAAGGAGGACTGCCACCCCTGCCGCCTTGTAGCTTCACAGGTAGTGAG ATTCGGATAAGGGATGACAAGATGCCCCTGGCACACCTGGCCATAGCTGTTGAAGCAGCTGGCTGGTCAGACCCTGATACAATCCCACTCATGGTAGCCAATACTCTGATAGGTAACTGGGATCGGTCCTTTGGAGGAGGAGTG CAGAATTTGTCCAGTAAACTTGCTCAAATTGCCTGCCATGGTAACCTGTGTCACAGTTTCCAGTCCTTCAACACCTGCTACACTgacacagggctgtggggactCTATCTGGTCTGTGAGCCATCCACTATTCAGGACATGGTGCACTTCGTTCAGAGAGAATG GATAAGACTTTGCACAAGTGTTACAGAAAATGAAGTAGCTCGAGCAAAAAATCTTCTTAAGACTAATATGCTGCTACAACTTGATG GGTCCACACCAATCTGTGAAGACATTGGAAGACAAATGCTGTGTTATAAGCGCCGAATCCCAATTCCAGAACTCGAGGCAAGAATTGAA GCTATCGATGCCCAGACTATTAGAGAAATCTGCACAAAGTACATCTATGATAAGCATCCTGCAGTTGCTGCCGTGG GTCCAATTGAACAACTTCCAGAGTACAGCAAAATCTGCAGTGGCATGTATTGGCTTCGTGAGTAG
- the PMPCB gene encoding mitochondrial-processing peptidase subunit beta isoform X1, which produces MAASAARSAAWRFLLPWSVRLVRAPGAAERCVHVGTGKLRVSKAATEVILNVPETRVSPLENGLQVASEDSGLSTCTVGLWIDAGSRYENEKNNGTAHFLEHMAFKGTKKRSQLDLELEIENMGAHLNAYTSREQTVYYAKAFSKDLPRAVEILADIIQNSTLGEAEIERERGVILREMQEVETNLQEVVFDYLHATAYQNTALGRTILGPTENIKSINRNDLVEYITTHYKGPRMVLAAAGGVSHDELLDLAKCHFGNLPSAPEGGLPPLPPCSFTGSEIRIRDDKMPLAHLAIAVEAAGWSDPDTIPLMVANTLIGNWDRSFGGGVQNLSSKLAQIACHGNLCHSFQSFNTCYTDTGLWGLYLVCEPSTIQDMVHFVQREWIRLCTSVTENEVARAKNLLKTNMLLQLDGSTPICEDIGRQMLCYKRRIPIPELEARIEAIDAQTIREICTKYIYDKHPAVAAVGPIEQLPEYSKICSGMYWLRE; this is translated from the exons ATGGCGGCGTCTGCAGCGCGCTCAGCGGCCTGGCGGTTTCTCCTGCCCTGGTCTGTCCGCCTGGTGCGAGCGCCCGGCGCGGCGGAGCGG TGTGTGCATGTTGGAACAGGGAAGCTCAGAGTTTCCAAAGCAGCAACAGAAGTAATCTTAAATGTCCCTGAAACTAGGGTGAGTCCTTTGGAAAATGGCTTGCAAGTAGCTTCTGAAGACTCTGGACTCTCAACATGCACA GTTGGTCTTTGGATTGATGCTGGAAGCAGGTATGAAAATGAGAAGAACAATGGAACTGCTCACTTTCTTGAGCACATGGCTTTCAAG GGAACAAAAAAGAGATCTCAGTTAGACCTTGAACTAGAGATTGAGAACATGGGAGCTCATCTGAACGCATACACGTCCAGGGAACAAACAGTGTATTATGCAAAAGCTTTTTCGAAAGATTTACCAAGAG CTGTGGAAATTCTTGCTGACATAATTCAGAACAGTACCCTGGGAGAGGCAGAGATTGAGCGCGAGCGAGGAGTTATACTTCGAGAGATGCAAGAGGTTGAAACCAATTTGCAAGAAGTTGTCTTTGATTACCTTCATGCCACAGCCTACCAGAATACAGCCTTAGGACGGACAATTTTAGGACCCACTGAAAATATCAA ATCCATAAATCGTAATGACTTGGTGGAGTACATAACAACACATTACAAAGGACCCAGAATGgtcttggctgctgctggag GGGTCTCTCATGATGAACTACTTGACCTGGCGAAGTGCCATTTTGGTAACTTGCCATCTGCTCCAGAAGGAGGACTGCCACCCCTGCCGCCTTGTAGCTTCACAGGTAGTGAG ATTCGGATAAGGGATGACAAGATGCCCCTGGCACACCTGGCCATAGCTGTTGAAGCAGCTGGCTGGTCAGACCCTGATACAATCCCACTCATGGTAGCCAATACTCTGATAGGTAACTGGGATCGGTCCTTTGGAGGAGGAGTG CAGAATTTGTCCAGTAAACTTGCTCAAATTGCCTGCCATGGTAACCTGTGTCACAGTTTCCAGTCCTTCAACACCTGCTACACTgacacagggctgtggggactCTATCTGGTCTGTGAGCCATCCACTATTCAGGACATGGTGCACTTCGTTCAGAGAGAATG GATAAGACTTTGCACAAGTGTTACAGAAAATGAAGTAGCTCGAGCAAAAAATCTTCTTAAGACTAATATGCTGCTACAACTTGATG GGTCCACACCAATCTGTGAAGACATTGGAAGACAAATGCTGTGTTATAAGCGCCGAATCCCAATTCCAGAACTCGAGGCAAGAATTGAA GCTATCGATGCCCAGACTATTAGAGAAATCTGCACAAAGTACATCTATGATAAGCATCCTGCAGTTGCTGCCGTGG GTCCAATTGAACAACTTCCAGAGTACAGCAAAATCTGCAGTGGCATGTATTGGCTTCGTGAGTAG
- the PMPCB gene encoding mitochondrial-processing peptidase subunit beta isoform X2 — translation MAASAARSAAWRFLLPWSVRLVRAPGAAERCVHVGTGKLRVSKAATEVILNVPETRVSPLENGLQVASEDSGLSTCTVGLWIDAGSRYENEKNNGTAHFLEHMAFKGTKKRSQLDLELEIENMGAHLNAYTSREQTVYYAKAFSKDLPRAVEILADIIQNSTLGEAEIERERGVILREMQEVETNLQEVVFDYLHATAYQNTALGRTILGPTENIKSINRNDLVEYITTHYKGPRMVLAAAGGVSHDELLDLAKCHFGNLPSAPEGGLPPLPPCSFTGSEIRIRDDKMPLAHLAIAVEAAGWSDPDTIPLMVANTLIGNWDRSFGGGVNLSSKLAQIACHGNLCHSFQSFNTCYTDTGLWGLYLVCEPSTIQDMVHFVQREWIRLCTSVTENEVARAKNLLKTNMLLQLDGSTPICEDIGRQMLCYKRRIPIPELEARIEAIDAQTIREICTKYIYDKHPAVAAVGPIEQLPEYSKICSGMYWLRE, via the exons ATGGCGGCGTCTGCAGCGCGCTCAGCGGCCTGGCGGTTTCTCCTGCCCTGGTCTGTCCGCCTGGTGCGAGCGCCCGGCGCGGCGGAGCGG TGTGTGCATGTTGGAACAGGGAAGCTCAGAGTTTCCAAAGCAGCAACAGAAGTAATCTTAAATGTCCCTGAAACTAGGGTGAGTCCTTTGGAAAATGGCTTGCAAGTAGCTTCTGAAGACTCTGGACTCTCAACATGCACA GTTGGTCTTTGGATTGATGCTGGAAGCAGGTATGAAAATGAGAAGAACAATGGAACTGCTCACTTTCTTGAGCACATGGCTTTCAAG GGAACAAAAAAGAGATCTCAGTTAGACCTTGAACTAGAGATTGAGAACATGGGAGCTCATCTGAACGCATACACGTCCAGGGAACAAACAGTGTATTATGCAAAAGCTTTTTCGAAAGATTTACCAAGAG CTGTGGAAATTCTTGCTGACATAATTCAGAACAGTACCCTGGGAGAGGCAGAGATTGAGCGCGAGCGAGGAGTTATACTTCGAGAGATGCAAGAGGTTGAAACCAATTTGCAAGAAGTTGTCTTTGATTACCTTCATGCCACAGCCTACCAGAATACAGCCTTAGGACGGACAATTTTAGGACCCACTGAAAATATCAA ATCCATAAATCGTAATGACTTGGTGGAGTACATAACAACACATTACAAAGGACCCAGAATGgtcttggctgctgctggag GGGTCTCTCATGATGAACTACTTGACCTGGCGAAGTGCCATTTTGGTAACTTGCCATCTGCTCCAGAAGGAGGACTGCCACCCCTGCCGCCTTGTAGCTTCACAGGTAGTGAG ATTCGGATAAGGGATGACAAGATGCCCCTGGCACACCTGGCCATAGCTGTTGAAGCAGCTGGCTGGTCAGACCCTGATACAATCCCACTCATGGTAGCCAATACTCTGATAGGTAACTGGGATCGGTCCTTTGGAGGAGGAGTG AATTTGTCCAGTAAACTTGCTCAAATTGCCTGCCATGGTAACCTGTGTCACAGTTTCCAGTCCTTCAACACCTGCTACACTgacacagggctgtggggactCTATCTGGTCTGTGAGCCATCCACTATTCAGGACATGGTGCACTTCGTTCAGAGAGAATG GATAAGACTTTGCACAAGTGTTACAGAAAATGAAGTAGCTCGAGCAAAAAATCTTCTTAAGACTAATATGCTGCTACAACTTGATG GGTCCACACCAATCTGTGAAGACATTGGAAGACAAATGCTGTGTTATAAGCGCCGAATCCCAATTCCAGAACTCGAGGCAAGAATTGAA GCTATCGATGCCCAGACTATTAGAGAAATCTGCACAAAGTACATCTATGATAAGCATCCTGCAGTTGCTGCCGTGG GTCCAATTGAACAACTTCCAGAGTACAGCAAAATCTGCAGTGGCATGTATTGGCTTCGTGAGTAG